In Ignavibacteriota bacterium, the genomic window ACGGACGTGATTGTGTGATCGTGGCGAACGACGCGACGGTGAAGGCCGGGGCGTGGTTCCCGATAACCGTGAAGAAGAATCTCCGCGCGCAGGAAATCGCCATCGAGAACGCCATCCCGATCATCTACCTCGTCGATTCCGCGGGAGTGTTCCTGCCGATGCAGGACGAGATCTTTCCCGACAAGGAACACTTCGGACGTATATTCCGGAACAATGCCATCATGTCGTCGAAGGGCATCGTGCAGATCGCGGCGATAATGGGGTATTGCGTCGCGGGCGGTGCGTATCTGCCCATCATGAGCGACGAGGCGATGATCGTCGACGGCACGGGCAGTGTCTTTCTCGCGGGAGCGCATCTTGTGAAGGCCGCCATCGGCGAGGAGATCGACAACGAACTGCTGGGCGGAGCCCGCGTGCACTCCGAACAGAGCGGTGTGACGGATTACCGTATGCCCGACGACGCAACCTGTCTGGCCGCGATACGCGACCTTGTCTCGAAACTCGGCGCGACTCCCGCCGCTGGCTTCGACCGCGCGCAGCCCGTCGCCCCCGCGCGGCCTGTGGACGACACGCTCGGCCTGCTGCCCAGGGACCGCACCAAACCGTACGACATGTTTCAACTTCTCGACACCGTGATCGACGCGGGCAGTCTCACCGAGTACAAGGCCGATTACGGACGCAGTCTCATCTGCGCCTACGCGCGTATCGACGGATGGGCCTGCGGCATCGTGGCGAATCAGCGGTCGATCGTGAAAAATGGTCGCGGCGAAATGCAGATCGGCGGCGTGATTTACAGCGACAGCGCCGACAAGGCCGCGCGCTTCATCATGAACTGCAATCAGAAAAAGATCCCGCTCGTGTTTTTCCAGGACGTCACGGGCTTCATGGTCGGCAGCAAGGCCGAACACGGAGGCATCATCAAGGATGGCGCAAAACTCGTGAACGCCGTGGCCAACAGTGTGGTGCCGAAGATCACCGTTGTTGTGGGCAACAGTTACGGCGCGGGCAACTACGCGATGTGCGGCAAGGCCTACGATCCACGCTTCATCTTCGCGTGGCCGTCGGCGCAGATCGCCGTCATGGGCGGCGCGCAGGCCAGCTCGACGCTGCTCGAGATACGCCTCTCACAGTTGAAACACCAGGGTCGTGAAATCAGCGAGGCCGAACAGCAGGAACTTCTGCGCGGCATTCAGGAGAAATACACCGAGCAGACGAGTCCGTACTACGCGGCGGCGCGGCTGTGGGTGGATGGTGTCATCGATCCGCGCGCGACGCGCGACGTGGTGTCGCGCAGCATCGCCATCACCAACAACAATCCTGAGATTCCGCGCTTTAATCCCGGAGTGATTCAGACGTGACCGCTCGCGCCGCGCTCGCGCTGTGCGCGGCAATCGGCGCGGCGCTTCTCGCGCAGCCCGAATCGGCGCGCGCGCAGAGCCGCGGCCTGACGGAGAGGATCGCCGAATTTTTCCTGCCCGATATTCTCGGCGAGGTGC contains:
- a CDS encoding acyl-CoA carboxylase subunit beta, yielding MNDRAAAQFHEYEDFHKNALRILDARAEKVKLGGGAKAIERHHSRGKMTARERIAALVDDEASFLEIGLFTAYGMYEEYGGAPSSGTVFGIGRIHGRDCVIVANDATVKAGAWFPITVKKNLRAQEIAIENAIPIIYLVDSAGVFLPMQDEIFPDKEHFGRIFRNNAIMSSKGIVQIAAIMGYCVAGGAYLPIMSDEAMIVDGTGSVFLAGAHLVKAAIGEEIDNELLGGARVHSEQSGVTDYRMPDDATCLAAIRDLVSKLGATPAAGFDRAQPVAPARPVDDTLGLLPRDRTKPYDMFQLLDTVIDAGSLTEYKADYGRSLICAYARIDGWACGIVANQRSIVKNGRGEMQIGGVIYSDSADKAARFIMNCNQKKIPLVFFQDVTGFMVGSKAEHGGIIKDGAKLVNAVANSVVPKITVVVGNSYGAGNYAMCGKAYDPRFIFAWPSAQIAVMGGAQASSTLLEIRLSQLKHQGREISEAEQQELLRGIQEKYTEQTSPYYAAARLWVDGVIDPRATRDVVSRSIAITNNNPEIPRFNPGVIQT